The following nucleotide sequence is from Halobacteriovorax sp. DA5.
AGATTTTTCAGATGATAATCAAGATGAGCTTGAAGATGATAATTTCTCTGGTTGGGATGTTGATAGCTCAATTGCCCAAACTGAAGAAGATAAGACTCAAGAATTTGATTTGAGTCAACACGATTCATTCACTGATGACGATGATTCAGATAATAATCTTGAGTCAGAATTGGATGGTTGGGGATTTGATCCTACTAATTTAAAGGGAAGTGATGTAACAAAAGAATTTGATACTCTACCTCCTGTTATAGAAAATTTACCTCCAAAAGAAGAGCAAGCTAGCTCGACAATACTCGATGTTAGTAACTACTTTGGAAATCTTGATGAAGAGATGGGTGATGACCTTGAGCTACCTAGTCAAGAAGAAGAATTAGAAGAAAATTTTGAGGATTCAGAAAGTGAAGAAGTAGAGCCTGTGTTTACTGAATCAGAGGAAAATGGTTTTGAATCGGACTTTTCAGATGACTTTGAAGAGATTTCTGATGAAAATCTATGGGACGCTGATGAGGAGTCTAGTGAAATGTTCTCTTCTCCAGAAGAAGATGAGCATGAGATAAATCTTTCTTCAGTAACTCAAATGAATGATGACTTTTCATTTGATACATCAACGACAGCATCAATTAATAGTGCAACTTACACAGCTCCATCTACTACGGCACCAGCTGTAAATATTGAAGAGCTTAAGGCCGAACTAAAGAATGAAGTTGCACCAATTATTGAAAAATTTGCACGCGAGTACTGTGAGCAAAATATTGAAAAGATTATTTGGGAAATCGTTCCTGATCTGGCCGAGAACTTAATTAAGAAAGAGCTTAAAAATATCAGCAAGCAAGTTCTTACATCAATTTCAGAATAACTATTTAATAACGAGAGAGCCTGTATAGGCTTTCTCTATTTTATCCTGAGTTTCAATAAGGGCCTCTCCAAAGTTTCCAATTCCTCTGAAAATACCTTTTAGAATAGAATCTTCGTCGATGATTTCGACTTCTTTATTTAGGTGATAACATCTGTCATTCCACTGTTTTATAATTTCTTCTTCTGTAAGACGATTGCCTAGTAAGTAGTTGTAAATATCTAGCGGAATACTTTCAAAATCATTCTCACTTAATTTCGTACCTTCTTTAAGCACACCATATGTCTCATGTGGAACACCTCCATAGTTAATACCTATTCCGACGATATAGTTATCATCATCTTTATTAACTAAGATCCCCATAATTTTTTGACTATTCTCATTAAAGATATCGTTGGGCCACTTAAGGAGGAGCTTGTGCTCTTTAAAATAATTACTAAGTATAACTGCTACTTCTAAAGCCAGTAGGGTTGGCTTTTGGCTTGCCTCTAATTTACAAGAGAAAGAAAGACTATCTTGTAAATCTTCCCACTTATTATGTCTTCGGCCCCTTGCCTCAGTTTGTACAGTTGCACTAATAAGTAATTGGTCATAATTACGTGCCTCTTCAATGGCAATTGTTTGAGTCGATGGAATTTCTTTAAAATGTAGGTGTTTCATAGATTTTCTCATTATGTTATTATCGAACAATACTAATAAATTCAGAGGTATTCAATATGTCACTTATCGAACGTTCTACTCCAAGAGAAGTTAAATTTTCTATTAATATCAACCCATATGCAGCAGGATCAGTTCTTGCAGAATTTGGTAATACAAAGGTTCATATCACTGCTTCGATAGAATCAAGTGTTCCTGGTTGGATGAAAGGTAGTGGAAAAGGTTGGGTGACAGCAGAATATTCAATGCTTCCAAGCTCTACTCACACAAGATCAAGAAGAGAGCGTTCAAAAATTGGTGGCCGTACTCAAGAAATCCAGCGCTTAATTGGCCGAAGCTTAAGAGCAATTATCGATCTTAAAAAATTAGGTGAGCGTATGATTACTCTTGATTGTGACGTTATGGTTGCAGACGGTGGAACAAGAACGACTTCAATCTCTGGGAGTTTTATTGCACTTGAACTTGCTATTCAAAGTTTAATCGCAAGTGGTGAGCTTTCTGAGAACCCAATTATAGAGCCTCTTGCAGCAATTAGTTGTGGAATTAACGGCGAAGGTAAAATCATTGCTGACTTAAATTATGAAGAGGATTCGAGCTGCGATACAGATATGAATATTGTTATGACTGAGTCTGGAAAATTTATTGAAGTACAGGGAACTGCTGAAGGTCAAGCATTCTCAAGAGAGCAAATGGATGCGCTAATGGATTGTGCTGCTGAATCTCTTAAGGTTGTTTTCTCAAAACAAAAAGAAGCACTAGGAAAGTAATGAAAAAATTTATTCTAGCTACTGGAAATGCTCATAAAGCCGAAGAATTTGCAGTTTTATTCAAAGAGACGAATATTTCAATTAATGCAGCTTCTGCAAAATTAGATGTTGTAGAAGATGGAAATACTTTTCAAGAGAATGCTCTTAAGAAAGCTCAAGCTTATTTTGAAGAGTTTAAAACTCCTGTCGTCGCAGATGATTCAGGAATTACTGTTGAAGCACTTCCTCAAGAGTTAGGAATATACTCTGCGCGTTTTGGTGGTGAAGGTTTAA
It contains:
- a CDS encoding response regulator → MSKKVLVADDSQTIQKVISITFANQDFEIVSALDESELFSKNDDFDLILLDFGLSDDGYKLGEETRKKFPTTPVLAMLGTFDIVDENKLRSSGYSDKVVKPFETEKFISLCNELIESEVSTTDTTQDFSDDNQDELEDDNFSGWDVDSSIAQTEEDKTQEFDLSQHDSFTDDDDSDNNLESELDGWGFDPTNLKGSDVTKEFDTLPPVIENLPPKEEQASSTILDVSNYFGNLDEEMGDDLELPSQEEELEENFEDSESEEVEPVFTESEENGFESDFSDDFEEISDENLWDADEESSEMFSSPEEDEHEINLSSVTQMNDDFSFDTSTTASINSATYTAPSTTAPAVNIEELKAELKNEVAPIIEKFAREYCEQNIEKIIWEIVPDLAENLIKKELKNISKQVLTSISE
- a CDS encoding biotin--[acetyl-CoA-carboxylase] ligase; the encoded protein is MRKSMKHLHFKEIPSTQTIAIEEARNYDQLLISATVQTEARGRRHNKWEDLQDSLSFSCKLEASQKPTLLALEVAVILSNYFKEHKLLLKWPNDIFNENSQKIMGILVNKDDDNYIVGIGINYGGVPHETYGVLKEGTKLSENDFESIPLDIYNYLLGNRLTEEEIIKQWNDRCYHLNKEVEIIDEDSILKGIFRGIGNFGEALIETQDKIEKAYTGSLVIK
- the rph gene encoding ribonuclease PH; amino-acid sequence: MSLIERSTPREVKFSININPYAAGSVLAEFGNTKVHITASIESSVPGWMKGSGKGWVTAEYSMLPSSTHTRSRRERSKIGGRTQEIQRLIGRSLRAIIDLKKLGERMITLDCDVMVADGGTRTTSISGSFIALELAIQSLIASGELSENPIIEPLAAISCGINGEGKIIADLNYEEDSSCDTDMNIVMTESGKFIEVQGTAEGQAFSREQMDALMDCAAESLKVVFSKQKEALGK